The following DNA comes from Kluyveromyces lactis strain NRRL Y-1140 chromosome E complete sequence.
ATCCATGCCGTTTCCGTTGGCCCACTGAAGGCCCAAGATGTGTTGAGGACAGCTTTAGCCAAAGGTTGTGATTCTTCAACTTTGGTTGAGCATGATTCTACCGAATTGGAGCCATTGGTGATCAGCAAggtgttgaagaaaattgttgaagacAAGAATGCTAACTTGGTTGTGCTCGGAAAGCAAGCCATCGATGATGATAGCAACAACACTGGTCAAATGCTCGCTGGTTTGTTGAACTGGCCACAAGCTACCAACGCTTGTAAAGTAGAATTGTTAGAAGACGGCGCCAGTGTCAGAGTCACCAAGGAAATCGACGGTGGTGAAGAAATCGTGGTCGCAAAATTACCTATGATCATCACCACTGATCTACGTTTGAATACGCCAAGATACGCTACGTTACCAAATTTGATGAAAGCCAAGAAGAAGCCTTTGGagaagttgaagttgaagaaagattttgaaggGATCAATTTGGACCCCCAATTGAAACTGCTAAAGGTCGAAGAACCTCCAGTCAAGAGTGCTGGTATCAAGGTTTCCTCTGTCGATGAATTGGTCTCAAAGCTAAAGGAAGCCAAACTGGTTTGAACACTACTTCTGGCTTGATTTGAAACATTCGACTTATATAATATTATGAATGATATGTGGTTATTGTATAAAATGTTAACACGTTGTATAAGTTAATATAAGAGTACGAACAATTTCTCAGTTTGCATTATCCTTGTCAGGGGTCCCAAGTTTCCTCATGTCTCGTCTCTTTGGTGCCAAATGTTCGAGTAGTCCCTTTGGTTTCGATGCAAGATACGTCTCCTGGTACCATTTATCGAACGTCTCTTTGCTCTCTTGTCGTTGCCGTATCAATTCCTCGATATCGCTATTAAACTGTATTACTTGCTGCAATTCAGCAGTGTCTGTATCCGGCAGCAACTGAAGGCTGGGCAAAGTTAGCTTCTTCCTCCCCTTGGGCCATTTCTCCGACGATTCAACTCCATGGTATAATACCACTTTCCTTAACTTTGAATCCATTACTTATGATTTGCCTGGTGATGGTGGCGAATAATCTCCAACTATACAATCTGATCTCACCGAAGGCTACTCAACCTGCTATGATACTATTGAAGTCGTCTGATATACTCTCTCTGTACCCTCTGTTCATCAGTTTGTTGCAAACAATATTTAAAACTTGATTCATTCATTTAACTTCATTCTATGGTTGatattaatttcaattaGACACATAATGCCACATGTAG
Coding sequences within:
- the CIR1 gene encoding Cir1p (similar to uniprot|P42940 YGR207C Saccharomyces cerevisiae YGR2 Hypothetical ORF), translated to MSSKLRILVPVKRVVDHAIRPRVNKQFTNVETKNLKFSINPFDDIAVEESVKLKETHPDAVESIHAVSVGPLKAQDVLRTALAKGCDSSTLVEHDSTELEPLVISKVLKKIVEDKNANLVVLGKQAIDDDSNNTGQMLAGLLNWPQATNACKVELLEDGASVRVTKEIDGGEEIVVAKLPMIITTDLRLNTPRYATLPNLMKAKKKPLEKLKLKKDFEGINLDPQLKLLKVEEPPVKSAGIKVSSVDELVSKLKEAKLV
- a CDS encoding uncharacterized protein (similar to uniprot|P42939 Saccharomyces cerevisiae YGR206W), with amino-acid sequence MDSKLRKVVLYHGVESSEKWPKGRKKLTLPSLQLLPDTDTAELQQVIQFNSDIEELIRQRQESKETFDKWYQETYLASKPKGLLEHLAPKRRDMRKLGTPDKDNAN